The Saccharomonospora glauca K62 genome has a segment encoding these proteins:
- a CDS encoding GNAT family N-acetyltransferase, whose amino-acid sequence MAAKRVIFPVTSTRRVELCPATAADQSEFFRTVLRTGIESVRPMARADGVGPRPNAAFTVRNRMSGEQLGFSLLFGLDEAGHIRCGTYLDPELNRLGLGGDAIGLTINYTFAQFNVDRVITETTEASLGSFGMRPGDERVLTVLPDFLYFRGRYWNLYGFQVERHEWVSDDQEIVDD is encoded by the coding sequence GTGGCAGCCAAGCGAGTGATCTTTCCCGTGACGTCGACCCGACGTGTGGAGTTGTGTCCGGCGACGGCCGCGGACCAGTCGGAATTCTTTCGCACGGTGTTGCGGACGGGCATCGAGAGCGTGCGGCCGATGGCACGCGCGGATGGAGTGGGACCGCGTCCGAACGCGGCCTTCACGGTCCGCAACCGAATGAGCGGGGAACAGCTCGGGTTCAGCCTGCTGTTCGGCCTCGACGAGGCCGGACACATTCGTTGCGGAACGTATCTCGATCCGGAACTCAACCGATTGGGACTCGGCGGGGACGCCATCGGTTTGACCATCAACTACACCTTTGCGCAATTCAATGTGGATCGAGTGATCACGGAGACCACCGAGGCGAGTCTCGGCTCGTTCGGGATGCGGCCGGGGGACGAACGGGTGCTCACGGTCCTTCCCGATTTCCTGTACTTCCGGGGCCGTTACTGGAACCTCTACGGTTTCCAGGTGGAACGGCACGAGTGGGTCAGCGACGACCAGGAGATCGTCGATGATTAA
- a CDS encoding AMP-binding protein, translating to MTYSELSPEELLAEGFFSPRITEEPWVVRWDRFDGDLAAIEAMVLDALPETVVFHTSGTTGASRAWYRKKQFLWAEASMLARLLAPRAPEAALSFVHPKHLYGALSSVLVPARLGIPVWYRPQVTGQLPPVDEHRHWAVMAIPWVFAVLRRHMAWIRSLDQVTVLHASGMIPDAALHFLAEAGPERARIIEVFGATESGGVGTRQWSEGDPPDWSLIDDVSFVDPVVPGEGEVPLKIRSPRLAFLGENEAPDHCQLDDYVQRLSDRSFRFSGRRTRLVNINGRRFNLDRLEDLLSPVLDCVDYAIRPVTDPVVGEHIELVVVLKEHTELSDLDLTTAFERIGVRPRRVRAVKAIDRTEIGKFRRVQKPESTDAGALERVSFGSWLGCGHDLGSWLMSCRGGWCLMSCGHWSNRWSLRIRFVRREADGRAWMIVLCSPRSCSC from the coding sequence GTGACGTACTCCGAACTATCGCCGGAGGAACTCCTGGCCGAGGGTTTCTTCTCACCGCGGATCACCGAGGAACCCTGGGTGGTGCGCTGGGACCGGTTCGACGGCGACCTCGCAGCCATCGAGGCCATGGTGCTCGACGCCCTCCCGGAGACGGTGGTGTTCCACACCTCCGGAACCACCGGCGCCAGTCGGGCGTGGTACCGAAAGAAGCAATTCCTCTGGGCCGAGGCCTCGATGCTGGCGAGGCTGTTGGCTCCCCGAGCGCCCGAAGCGGCGTTGTCCTTCGTGCACCCGAAACATCTCTACGGCGCGTTGAGCAGCGTTCTCGTGCCCGCGAGGCTCGGTATCCCGGTCTGGTACCGACCGCAGGTCACGGGCCAGCTGCCCCCGGTCGACGAGCACCGTCACTGGGCGGTCATGGCCATCCCCTGGGTCTTCGCCGTGTTGCGACGGCACATGGCCTGGATTCGCTCCCTCGACCAGGTCACCGTGCTGCACGCGAGCGGCATGATCCCCGATGCCGCACTGCATTTCCTCGCCGAGGCGGGGCCGGAGCGCGCCCGCATCATCGAGGTCTTCGGCGCGACCGAGTCCGGTGGGGTCGGCACCCGGCAGTGGTCCGAGGGCGATCCGCCCGACTGGTCACTGATCGACGACGTCTCCTTCGTCGATCCGGTGGTACCGGGTGAGGGGGAGGTCCCGTTGAAGATCCGCAGTCCACGGCTTGCCTTCCTCGGGGAGAACGAGGCTCCGGACCACTGTCAGCTGGACGACTACGTACAGCGCCTCTCCGACCGGAGCTTCCGTTTCAGCGGTCGCCGTACGAGGTTGGTGAACATCAACGGACGCCGGTTCAACTTGGACCGTCTGGAGGACCTTCTCAGCCCTGTGCTCGACTGCGTCGACTACGCGATCCGGCCCGTGACCGATCCGGTGGTCGGGGAGCACATCGAGCTCGTGGTGGTGCTCAAGGAGCACACCGAACTGTCGGATCTCGACCTGACGACGGCGTTCGAGCGTATCGGGGTACGACCACGGCGAGTTCGTGCCGTGAAGGCGATCGACCGCACCGAGATCGGAAAGTTCCGTCGAGTCCAGAAGCCAGAATCGACTGACGCAGGAGCCTTAGAGCGTGTCTCGTTTGGATCTTGGTTGGGTTGCGGGCATGATCTTGGTTCGTGGTTGATGAGTTGTCGCGGCGGTTGGTGCCTGATGAGCTGTGGGCACTGGTCGAACCGCTGGTCCCTGCGCATCAGGTTCGTCCGCAGGGAGGCGGACGGTCGCGCGTGGATGATCGTGCTGTGTTCACCGCGATCGTGTTCGTGCTGA
- a CDS encoding IS5 family transposase (programmed frameshift) translates to MWALVEPLVPAHQVRPQGGGRSRVDDRAVFTAIVFVLTSGCAWRHLPPSFGVKVPTAHRRFTEWTKAGLWRRLHRAVLDELGSQGMIDWSRAVLDGASVRAKKGGSLTGPSPVDRGKPGSKIHALSDRAGLPLAVAISAANTNDAHALKPLILAIPAVKSRRGPRRRKPDKLHADKAYDQAELRDWVRKQGITVRIARKGIESSQKLGKHRWVIERCIAWLFGYRRLTIRYERYANHFCAFLTLAAALTCFKKLAK, encoded by the exons CTGTGGGCACTGGTCGAACCGCTGGTCCCTGCGCATCAGGTTCGTCCGCAGGGAGGCGGACGGTCGCGCGTGGATGATCGTGCTGTGTTCACCGCGATCGTGTTCGTGCTGACAAGCGGGTGCGCTTGGCGACACCTGCCACCCAGCTTCGGAGTGAAGGTCCCGACCGCGCATCGTCGCTTCACCGAGTGGACGAAAGCCGGATTATGGCGCAGGTTGCATCGCGCGGTACTCGATGAACTCGGCAGCCAGGGAATGATCGACTGGTCCCGCGCGGTCCTGGACGGAGCCTCCGTCAGGGCCA AAAAGGGGGGATCTCTGACCGGTCCCAGTCCTGTGGACCGCGGGAAACCCGGCTCGAAGATCCATGCACTGTCCGACCGGGCGGGACTGCCGCTGGCGGTCGCGATCTCGGCCGCGAACACCAACGACGCGCACGCCCTCAAACCGCTGATTCTGGCCATCCCCGCCGTGAAATCCCGGCGGGGGCCCCGCCGGCGCAAGCCGGACAAGCTCCACGCCGACAAAGCCTACGACCAGGCCGAACTCCGAGACTGGGTACGCAAGCAAGGAATCACCGTGCGCATCGCCCGCAAAGGCATCGAATCCAGCCAGAAACTCGGCAAGCACCGCTGGGTCATCGAACGATGTATCGCGTGGCTGTTCGGATACCGACGATTGACCATACGCTACGAGCGCTACGCCAACCACTTCTGCGCCTTCCTCACTCTCGCCGCAGCCCTCACCTGCTTCAAGAAACTCGCGAAATGA
- a CDS encoding HAL/PAL/TAL family ammonia-lyase, with amino-acid sequence MTISAESRTDLSLDEIFRSAVRERHLPPLSDEEVARMRACAATVAKELAADKPIYGLTQGFGPLVLFEAESELEQGDSLISHLGTAQGESLPPEVCRLVVWLRLNSMRKGFSAVSPDFWNRLAEAWRAGFVPAIPRHGTVSASGDLQPLAHAALSHTGRGEAWVRASSGGWETRPAAEVLADLGIEPFVWPVREALAFVNGTGVSLAVAIVNQLSALTLVRAGALLTGRINALLGSNPEHYEPGIGIARGQDGQRRAAQWIRRELPGHAERDPARPLQEPYSLRCGPQVLGAALDQLTFAGEVLRREANGVTDNPIVFEDQVLHGGNFHAMPVGFASEQTGLALHSAVYLSERQLGLLVSPVTNGDLPPMLTPRPGRGAGLAGVQLSATSFVSRIRQLVYPASLTTLPTNGWNQDHVPMALNGANSVAEALDLGWLVIGSLGVAVAQLTAMLGRSAAATDPWAELAEISPPLDVDRPMAAEVRSARDVLRRAAEDLLTTSPA; translated from the coding sequence GTGACCATTTCCGCCGAGAGCCGAACCGACCTGTCGCTCGACGAGATCTTCCGGAGCGCGGTGCGGGAACGCCACCTTCCCCCGTTGAGCGACGAGGAAGTGGCTCGCATGCGGGCATGCGCGGCGACGGTCGCCAAGGAACTCGCCGCCGACAAACCGATCTACGGATTGACCCAGGGGTTCGGCCCGCTGGTGCTGTTCGAAGCCGAGTCGGAGTTGGAACAGGGCGACAGTCTCATCTCCCACCTCGGCACCGCGCAGGGCGAGTCTCTCCCGCCAGAGGTGTGCCGACTCGTCGTCTGGCTGAGATTGAACAGCATGCGCAAGGGGTTCTCCGCGGTGTCGCCGGACTTCTGGAACCGGTTGGCGGAGGCGTGGAGAGCCGGATTCGTCCCGGCCATTCCCCGGCACGGCACGGTCAGCGCCAGTGGAGATCTCCAGCCACTCGCGCACGCGGCGTTGAGTCACACGGGGCGAGGGGAGGCCTGGGTGCGAGCCTCGTCCGGTGGTTGGGAGACCCGGCCGGCCGCCGAGGTGCTGGCCGACCTGGGCATCGAGCCTTTCGTCTGGCCGGTCCGGGAGGCGCTCGCCTTCGTCAACGGTACGGGAGTCAGTCTCGCGGTCGCGATCGTCAACCAGCTCTCCGCACTCACCCTCGTGCGTGCCGGTGCATTGCTGACCGGGCGGATCAACGCCCTGCTCGGCTCGAATCCCGAGCACTACGAGCCCGGAATAGGCATCGCCCGAGGCCAGGACGGTCAGCGTCGCGCGGCCCAGTGGATTCGCCGGGAGCTGCCCGGCCACGCCGAGCGTGACCCCGCTCGACCGTTGCAGGAGCCCTACAGTCTTCGGTGCGGTCCGCAGGTCCTCGGGGCGGCACTCGACCAGCTGACCTTCGCGGGTGAGGTCCTGCGTCGGGAGGCGAACGGAGTCACCGACAACCCGATCGTGTTCGAGGACCAGGTCCTGCACGGCGGCAACTTCCATGCCATGCCGGTGGGCTTCGCCTCCGAACAGACCGGACTGGCCCTGCACTCGGCGGTGTATCTGTCGGAACGCCAGCTCGGTCTGTTGGTCAGCCCGGTCACCAACGGCGATCTTCCCCCGATGCTCACCCCACGTCCGGGACGCGGCGCGGGTCTGGCCGGTGTGCAGTTGAGCGCCACGTCGTTCGTCTCCCGGATACGCCAGCTCGTGTATCCCGCTTCGCTGACCACGCTGCCGACCAACGGCTGGAACCAGGACCACGTGCCCATGGCGTTGAACGGTGCGAACTCGGTCGCCGAGGCCCTCGACCTGGGGTGGCTGGTGATCGGCTCCCTCGGGGTGGCCGTGGCGCAACTGACGGCGATGCTGGGACGGAGCGCAGCTGCGACGGACCCGTGGGCCGAACTCGCCGAGATCTCGCCGCCCCTGGACGTGGACCGACCGATGGCCGCCGAGGTGCGCTCGGCACGTGACGTCCTGCGTCGGGCCGCGGAGGACTTGCTGACCACGTCGCCCGCGTGA
- a CDS encoding ABC transporter ATP-binding protein, translating to MSSERATMLRASAWRDLLTYLAPHRTLVTVGALFTMCGSLVGLTQPMMAKWIVDALGEGRAVLGPILLLTAAVVVGAALAAIGYWLLGRVAESVVLTARTSMLGRILRMRLAETGRLQPGDLMSRVTADTTLLRQSVSQTLVDALKGLLMLVAVVVAMVLLDAVLLLVTVAVLAVAALLIALVVPFFQRYSAKVQESIGDINAVLERLLGAFRTVKSSGAEPGEAEKLRVSTDRAWFFGLRLARLSGIVSAGALLAIHVSFLAVLGVGGARVASGAIPVGTLIAFLLYLFALIEPVAGLITAASTFSTGVAAIRRIREVERLEVESVGERARSGTGDPRPAALSFHDVHFAYPDGTAVHHGVSFAIPPGGLTAVVGPSGAGKSTLFSLVERFYDPVRGSITMDGKDIRDWPLVELRAVIGYVEQDAPVLAGTLRENLVMGAVEPISEDEIRAVLERTRLTELVDRLPDGLDSRVGHRGNTLSGGERQRVAIARALLRKPRLLLLDEATSQLDAVNEAALRDVVVEVAAELTVLVVAHRLSTVTKADRILVMEAGRIRAVGSHEELVASDELYRELAATQLLVAEDETVVPAVGDGVGTPH from the coding sequence GTGAGTTCCGAGAGGGCCACGATGTTGCGGGCTTCGGCCTGGCGGGACCTGCTGACATACCTCGCGCCTCATCGGACGCTGGTGACGGTCGGTGCGCTGTTCACGATGTGTGGCTCGCTGGTGGGTTTGACCCAGCCGATGATGGCCAAGTGGATCGTCGACGCGCTGGGTGAGGGCCGCGCCGTGTTGGGGCCGATCCTGTTGTTGACCGCGGCCGTCGTGGTCGGTGCCGCGTTGGCCGCGATCGGGTACTGGTTGTTGGGGCGGGTTGCCGAGTCGGTGGTCCTGACGGCCCGGACGAGCATGCTCGGACGAATCCTGCGCATGCGCTTGGCCGAGACCGGTCGGCTCCAGCCGGGCGATTTGATGTCCAGGGTCACCGCGGACACGACCTTGCTCCGGCAGTCGGTCAGCCAGACCCTCGTGGACGCGCTCAAAGGGTTGCTGATGCTGGTGGCCGTGGTGGTGGCGATGGTGCTCCTGGACGCGGTGCTGCTGTTGGTCACCGTCGCGGTGCTGGCCGTCGCGGCGTTGCTGATCGCCCTGGTCGTGCCGTTCTTCCAGCGCTACAGCGCGAAAGTGCAGGAGTCGATCGGGGACATCAACGCGGTCCTGGAACGGTTGCTCGGCGCCTTCCGGACGGTGAAGTCGTCCGGCGCCGAGCCGGGGGAGGCGGAGAAACTGCGTGTCTCCACCGACCGAGCATGGTTCTTCGGACTTCGGTTGGCGCGTCTGAGCGGGATCGTCAGCGCCGGCGCACTGCTGGCCATCCACGTCTCTTTTCTGGCGGTCCTCGGGGTGGGCGGGGCCCGTGTGGCCTCCGGTGCCATCCCCGTCGGCACTTTGATCGCGTTCCTGTTGTACCTCTTCGCGCTGATCGAGCCCGTGGCCGGGCTGATCACCGCCGCGTCCACGTTCAGCACCGGGGTGGCCGCGATACGGCGTATCCGGGAGGTCGAGCGCCTCGAGGTGGAGTCGGTGGGCGAGCGAGCCCGGTCGGGCACCGGTGACCCGCGTCCCGCCGCGTTGTCCTTCCACGACGTGCACTTCGCCTATCCCGACGGAACCGCCGTGCATCACGGGGTGTCCTTCGCGATCCCACCCGGTGGGTTGACCGCGGTGGTGGGCCCGTCGGGAGCGGGCAAGTCCACCCTCTTCTCGCTCGTCGAACGGTTCTACGACCCGGTACGGGGAAGTATCACGATGGACGGCAAGGACATCCGCGACTGGCCGCTGGTCGAGTTGCGTGCCGTCATCGGGTACGTGGAACAGGACGCGCCGGTTCTGGCGGGGACCCTGCGCGAGAACCTGGTCATGGGCGCGGTCGAGCCCATCTCGGAGGACGAGATTCGGGCCGTGCTCGAACGCACCAGGCTCACCGAGCTGGTCGACCGGCTGCCCGACGGCCTCGACAGCCGGGTCGGTCATCGGGGCAACACCCTGTCGGGAGGGGAACGTCAACGCGTCGCCATCGCGCGGGCACTCCTTCGCAAGCCGCGGTTGCTGTTGCTCGACGAAGCCACCTCGCAACTGGACGCGGTGAACGAGGCCGCGCTCCGGGACGTCGTGGTGGAGGTGGCCGCCGAGCTCACCGTCCTGGTCGTCGCCCATCGTCTGTCCACGGTGACCAAGGCCGACCGCATCCTGGTGATGGAGGCCGGGCGGATCCGGGCCGTCGGCTCGCACGAGGAGTTGGTGGCCAGTGACGAGCTGTACCGGGAATTGGCCGCGACGCAGCTTCTGGTCGCCGAGGACGAGACCGTCGTACCGGCGGTCGGGGACGGCGTCGGTACCCCGCACTGA
- a CDS encoding flavin-dependent oxidoreductase — MRVVIAGGGIGGLATALSLHSAGITDVVVLEAAKEIRPLGVGINLLPHAVRELTELGLAPRLSDIGVPTGELAYFNHRGQLIWSEPRGIAAGYKWPQYSVHRGRLQMLLLDAVRERLGPDTVRTGHRVTDVVTENGKVIARVGDSSVGPCDLLIGADGIHSAVRKGFYPSEPAPLWNGLVLWRGTTRARPYRGGRSMIMAGTDVQKFVAYPISDPDDTGEVEVNWVAERPLDRQAMSRGDWNRRVSPDDFLHWFDTWTFDWLDVPDLIRRASVVYEYPMVDRDPLPRWTHGPVTLLGDAAHPMYPIGSNGASQAILDARVLASALARHDDPVAACEEYEAERRPATAKVTLSNRQRGPELVIKLAYERAPEGFDDVEDILPLSEREEIAARYKRLAGFDPEMLNNRPSYDVAASTK; from the coding sequence ATGCGAGTCGTCATCGCCGGTGGCGGTATCGGCGGGCTGGCCACGGCACTGAGCCTGCATTCCGCGGGCATCACGGACGTGGTCGTGCTCGAAGCAGCCAAGGAGATCCGCCCCCTGGGAGTGGGAATCAACCTTCTGCCCCACGCCGTGCGTGAGCTCACCGAGCTCGGTCTGGCCCCTCGGCTGTCCGACATCGGTGTCCCCACCGGGGAGCTGGCGTACTTCAACCACCGCGGCCAACTCATCTGGTCGGAACCGCGAGGGATCGCGGCGGGCTACAAATGGCCCCAGTACTCCGTGCACCGCGGCCGTCTCCAGATGTTGCTGCTGGACGCCGTTCGGGAGCGGCTCGGCCCCGACACCGTCAGGACCGGTCACCGGGTGACCGACGTCGTGACCGAGAACGGAAAGGTCATCGCACGGGTCGGGGACTCCTCCGTGGGGCCGTGCGACCTGTTGATCGGCGCCGATGGCATCCACTCGGCCGTGCGCAAGGGCTTCTACCCCTCCGAGCCCGCTCCCCTGTGGAACGGACTCGTCCTGTGGCGCGGCACGACGAGAGCGCGGCCCTATCGTGGGGGCCGATCCATGATCATGGCCGGAACCGACGTACAGAAGTTCGTCGCGTACCCGATTTCCGATCCGGACGACACGGGAGAGGTGGAAGTCAACTGGGTGGCCGAGCGTCCGCTCGATCGGCAGGCTATGTCGCGTGGCGACTGGAACCGCCGAGTTTCCCCGGACGACTTCCTGCACTGGTTCGACACGTGGACGTTCGACTGGCTCGACGTACCGGACCTGATTCGGCGCGCGTCGGTGGTCTACGAGTACCCCATGGTGGACAGGGACCCCCTTCCGCGGTGGACACACGGGCCCGTGACGCTCTTGGGGGACGCCGCCCACCCGATGTACCCCATCGGCTCCAACGGCGCCTCCCAAGCCATTCTGGACGCTCGCGTGCTTGCCTCCGCACTGGCCCGGCACGACGACCCGGTCGCCGCGTGCGAGGAGTACGAGGCCGAACGGCGACCCGCCACGGCCAAGGTCACGCTGTCCAATCGGCAGAGGGGCCCGGAACTCGTGATCAAGCTCGCCTACGAGCGGGCACCGGAGGGCTTCGACGACGTCGAGGACATCCTGCCGTTGTCCGAGCGCGAGGAGATCGCCGCTCGGTACAAGCGGCTGGCCGGGTTCGATCCGGAGATGCTCAACAACCGCCCCAGCTACGACGTCGCCGCCTCGACGAAGTAG